The following are from one region of the Stanieria cyanosphaera PCC 7437 genome:
- a CDS encoding IMS domain-containing protein, with product MRIPLDYYRILGVPIKATAEQINQAYQDRLMQMPLRQYSDRAIASRQALIERAYQILSVDQQRAEYDLKFLESSYPSTPPDLEDLSLDEAEQEATLRDETHHVYEEVASTPTIEIASEHIMGALLILQDLGEYEQVLQLGEVYLNEISSIASTKNYTESDNLPLKEDLLLTLALAYVELSREQWQKGEYENAALSGKMGLDLLAEENIFPSVREEIETDLCKLRPYRILELLARTQTNSVERATGFQLLQEMLRERGGIEGNGRDRSGLKCDQFLCFIQQLRNYLTAAEQQELFEEEAKRPSAVAAYITIYALMARGFADKEPALIYRAQQFIQSLIISHDVYWEQAVCALLLGQVQIANEALLKSKEKEKIDLVKQHAHNAADLLPGLCSYGEQWLQKEVLSQFSELASRGVTLREYFADPQVQVYLEQLPTMSAEVTDSIPETNSIGDRTKRQGFLGLGKKSTASTTVNYQESGINDNLVSINTKTSNTSVATLEPHGKSQVASLKPKVANGAKSPPKPDYRGKKSDHSGRRLPKSPPRSVKKLNRRAFLPILKGGILIIGLVFGVGSLGFLLTKILLSPSVKQASNVETEYLAISLNKSLLELPSVAQQPPKPKPEPEKGLTNTVAQQVVQQWLNSKSAAFGKEHKIDQLNSILIDPLLSQWRDRATIYQKDNFYRTYQHTVKIQSVKFDPKNPNQGSIEAEVREIAQHYQNQQIDPSQSYDDSLLVRYELVRQAEKWLIKNIDVLKTL from the coding sequence GTGCGTATTCCGCTCGACTATTACAGAATTTTGGGAGTGCCAATCAAGGCAACAGCAGAGCAAATTAATCAAGCGTATCAGGATCGTTTGATGCAAATGCCCTTGCGTCAGTATAGCGATCGCGCAATAGCGTCTCGTCAAGCTTTAATTGAACGAGCCTACCAGATTCTGTCTGTTGACCAACAACGGGCGGAATATGACCTCAAATTTTTGGAGTCTAGTTATCCTTCTACTCCTCCAGACTTAGAAGATTTGTCGCTTGATGAGGCAGAACAAGAAGCTACGCTTAGAGATGAAACTCATCATGTCTATGAAGAAGTTGCTTCGACTCCTACCATCGAGATTGCCTCAGAACACATCATGGGCGCACTTTTGATTTTGCAGGATTTGGGTGAGTATGAACAAGTACTGCAATTAGGAGAAGTTTATCTCAACGAGATTAGTAGCATAGCTTCTACAAAAAATTATACTGAATCAGACAATTTGCCGTTAAAAGAAGATTTACTTTTAACTTTGGCATTAGCTTATGTCGAACTAAGTCGCGAACAATGGCAAAAAGGGGAATATGAAAACGCTGCTTTATCAGGAAAAATGGGACTCGATCTCTTAGCCGAAGAAAATATTTTTCCCAGTGTTAGAGAAGAAATCGAAACAGATTTATGTAAACTCAGACCCTACCGTATTTTAGAATTATTGGCTCGCACTCAAACAAATTCAGTTGAAAGAGCTACAGGATTTCAGCTACTTCAAGAGATGCTACGAGAACGAGGAGGCATTGAGGGAAATGGTAGAGATCGTTCTGGTTTGAAGTGCGATCAATTTCTTTGTTTTATTCAACAATTAAGAAATTATCTAACCGCAGCAGAACAACAAGAATTATTTGAAGAAGAAGCCAAACGTCCTTCTGCTGTAGCAGCTTATATTACTATTTATGCTTTAATGGCAAGAGGATTTGCAGATAAAGAACCAGCTTTAATTTATCGTGCGCAACAGTTTATTCAATCTTTGATTATTAGCCATGATGTTTATTGGGAACAGGCTGTTTGTGCTTTGCTTTTGGGTCAAGTTCAAATTGCGAATGAAGCTTTACTAAAAAGTAAAGAGAAAGAAAAAATTGACTTGGTTAAGCAACACGCTCATAATGCTGCCGATTTACTACCAGGATTGTGTTCTTATGGAGAACAATGGTTACAAAAAGAAGTTTTATCTCAATTTTCTGAGTTAGCTTCACGCGGTGTCACTCTCAGAGAATATTTTGCAGATCCTCAAGTTCAAGTTTATCTCGAACAGTTGCCGACGATGAGTGCTGAAGTAACCGATTCTATTCCAGAAACAAATTCTATCGGCGATCGCACAAAACGCCAAGGTTTTTTAGGCTTGGGCAAAAAATCCACTGCATCAACCACTGTTAACTATCAAGAGTCAGGGATCAATGACAATTTAGTCTCGATTAACACCAAAACTAGCAATACTTCAGTCGCTACTTTAGAACCTCATGGCAAAAGTCAGGTAGCTTCTCTAAAACCCAAAGTTGCTAATGGTGCAAAATCTCCGCCAAAACCCGATTATAGAGGCAAAAAATCTGATCATTCTGGTCGTCGTTTGCCAAAATCACCACCTCGTTCGGTTAAAAAATTAAACCGAAGAGCTTTTTTACCAATTTTAAAAGGCGGAATTTTAATAATTGGGTTGGTTTTTGGTGTAGGTAGTTTAGGTTTTTTATTAACCAAGATTTTACTTAGTCCCTCAGTTAAGCAAGCAAGTAACGTTGAAACAGAATACTTAGCAATTAGTTTAAATAAATCTTTGCTAGAATTACCTTCTGTTGCCCAACAACCACCAAAACCCAAACCAGAACCAGAAAAAGGATTGACAAACACAGTTGCTCAACAAGTGGTTCAACAATGGTTAAATAGTAAATCTGCTGCTTTTGGTAAAGAACATAAAATTGATCAATTAAATAGTATTCTCATTGATCCTCTATTATCCCAATGGCGCGATCGCGCTACAATCTATCAAAAAGATAATTTTTATCGTACCTATCAACATACGGTTAAAATTCAATCAGTCAAATTCGATCCCAAAAATCCTAATCAAGGAAGTATCGAAGCTGAAGTTCGAGAAATTGCTCAACATTATCAAAATCAACAAATCGACCCCTCTCAATCTTACGATGACAGCCTTCTAGTTCGTTATGAGCTTGTTCGTCAGGCAGAGAAATGGTTGATCAAAAATATTGATGTCTTGAAAACCTTATAA
- a CDS encoding four-carbon acid sugar kinase family protein, protein MTITKPKIIVLDDDPTGSQTVHSCLLLMRWDIETLGQGLADQAPICFILTNTRAMSSEQARAVTQEVCQNLKIAIATVGIKDFLIVSRSDSTLRGHYPIETDVIAEELGDFDAHFLTPAFFEGGRITIDSIHYLLIDGIKTPVAQTEFARDSVFGYHHSYLPDYVAEKTQGKIPASEVTRLVLSDLRGHNLEDKLQKLNNNQCVVVDGETQADFDLFATAILNTAATGKRYLFRSAASLLTSLTQLGQQPISAEAMAQYKPTNQPGVVLVGSHVSKTTRQLEKLLAQPNIKAIEIDVIRLRDEPSQHNVLLRETLHLIEQAFKLGQTPVVYTSRQELSFDNIQARLDFGVLVSSFLMDVVQRLPKALSFLISKGGITSNDVLSTGLNLQAARLLGQILPGCSLVRTPATHPRFPNLPVVLFPGNVGDDEGLVTVWHRLRNS, encoded by the coding sequence ATGACTATTACCAAACCTAAAATTATTGTTCTTGATGATGACCCAACAGGTTCTCAAACCGTTCATAGTTGTTTATTATTAATGCGCTGGGATATCGAAACTCTTGGTCAGGGATTAGCTGATCAAGCTCCAATTTGCTTTATTTTGACTAATACCAGAGCCATGAGTTCAGAACAAGCTAGAGCGGTTACTCAAGAAGTTTGTCAGAATTTAAAAATTGCGATCGCAACCGTTGGAATTAAGGATTTTTTAATAGTTAGTCGTTCTGATTCTACTCTAAGAGGACATTATCCAATTGAAACTGATGTTATTGCTGAAGAACTAGGCGATTTTGATGCTCATTTTCTTACACCAGCCTTTTTTGAAGGTGGTCGAATTACAATTGATAGCATTCACTATCTGCTAATTGATGGGATCAAAACTCCTGTAGCTCAAACTGAATTTGCTCGCGATTCTGTGTTTGGCTATCATCACAGTTATTTACCAGATTATGTAGCTGAAAAAACTCAAGGCAAAATTCCTGCTTCAGAGGTTACTAGATTAGTTTTGTCAGACCTTCGTGGTCATAATCTTGAAGATAAATTACAAAAATTAAATAACAATCAGTGTGTAGTGGTTGATGGAGAAACCCAAGCAGATTTTGACTTGTTTGCCACTGCCATTTTAAACACCGCAGCTACAGGCAAACGCTATTTATTTCGTTCGGCTGCCAGTTTATTAACTTCCTTAACTCAATTAGGTCAACAACCTATTTCTGCCGAGGCGATGGCACAATACAAACCAACTAACCAGCCCGGAGTGGTCTTGGTTGGCTCTCATGTAAGTAAAACTACTCGACAGTTAGAAAAATTACTTGCCCAGCCAAACATTAAAGCCATAGAAATCGATGTAATACGCTTACGAGACGAGCCAAGCCAACATAACGTTTTGTTAAGAGAAACTCTCCATTTAATTGAACAAGCTTTTAAACTGGGTCAGACTCCTGTAGTTTACACTAGCCGACAAGAACTCAGCTTCGATAATATTCAGGCTCGCCTGGACTTTGGCGTTTTAGTATCATCCTTTTTGATGGATGTAGTTCAAAGACTGCCAAAAGCTCTTAGTTTTTTAATTAGTAAAGGAGGAATTACGTCTAACGATGTACTAAGTACGGGTTTAAACTTACAAGCAGCCAGATTGTTGGGTCAAATTCTCCCCGGATGTTCTCTCGTCCGAACTCCTGCAACTCATCCTCGATTTCCTAATTTACCGGTAGTTTTATTTCCAGGTAATGTCGGTGATGATGAAGGTTTAGTTACAGTGTGGCATCGCTTAAGAAATTCCTAA
- the minC gene encoding septum site-determining protein MinC, with amino-acid sequence MTFDPISLEFSEPTSSPPLVNQYAQVSLKSEDNKLLLVLLSEAQLSSEIPWSEVWQELKHSLQAREQSWQPGTKVTLVAHDRLLDARQLQTIVEILNEAQLGIDRVCTSRRQTAIAAATAGYSVEQTTVEQSLSPSSDNQDQLLAEPLYLQNTVRSGIEIRHPGTVVVLGDLNPGGKIIAAGDIFIWGRLRGVAHAGALGNRQCRILALKMEPTQLRIADAVARSPKLSPKQLEPEVAYVTATGIRLAKAIDFAKNYSLSTLSS; translated from the coding sequence ATGACATTTGATCCGATTTCCTTAGAATTTTCCGAGCCGACTTCTTCCCCTCCTTTGGTAAATCAGTATGCTCAGGTTTCCCTTAAAAGTGAGGACAACAAACTATTACTGGTTTTGCTCTCAGAAGCACAACTGAGTTCAGAAATACCATGGTCTGAAGTCTGGCAAGAATTGAAACACAGCTTACAAGCTAGAGAACAGTCATGGCAACCTGGAACTAAGGTGACTTTAGTTGCTCATGACCGCTTGCTAGATGCTAGACAATTGCAAACTATTGTAGAAATATTAAACGAGGCTCAACTCGGCATAGACAGAGTTTGTACCAGTCGTCGTCAAACTGCTATAGCTGCTGCCACCGCAGGATATTCTGTAGAACAAACTACGGTAGAACAATCTTTGAGTCCAAGCTCTGACAATCAAGACCAACTCTTAGCAGAGCCTCTTTATCTCCAAAATACTGTTCGTTCTGGTATTGAAATTCGTCATCCCGGCACTGTGGTGGTGTTGGGAGATTTAAACCCAGGAGGAAAAATAATTGCAGCAGGAGATATTTTTATCTGGGGCAGGCTGAGAGGTGTTGCTCATGCAGGAGCTTTGGGAAATCGACAATGCCGAATTTTGGCATTAAAAATGGAACCTACCCAACTACGAATTGCTGATGCAGTCGCTAGATCTCCTAAATTATCTCCCAAGCAGTTAGAACCTGAAGTGGCATATGTCACCGCAACAGGAATTCGTTTAGCTAAAGCAATAGATTTTGCCAAGAATTATTCATTGTCTACTCTATCAAGTTAA
- the minD gene encoding septum site-determining protein MinD, which translates to MSRTIVVTSGKGGVGKTTVTSNLGAAIAQLGRKVALIDADFGLRNLDLLLGLEERVVYTALDVLAGECRLAQALVKDKRLKDLVLLPAAQNRNKESVQPEQMQKIASSLAKGYDYIIVDCPAGIELGFRNAIAAAEEALIVTTPEVAAVRDADRVIGLLEAEGIHNINLIVNRVRPAMVQTNKMMSVEDVLELLGIPLIGVVPDDERVIVATNKGEPLVLGDVSALPALAFNNIARRLEGEKVPFLDLMAVNDNLINRLRKMFGG; encoded by the coding sequence ATGAGTCGCACAATTGTAGTTACCTCTGGAAAAGGGGGAGTGGGTAAAACCACTGTTACTTCCAATTTAGGAGCAGCAATAGCTCAATTAGGGCGTAAGGTAGCTTTAATCGATGCTGACTTTGGTCTAAGAAATTTAGATCTTTTGCTTGGTTTAGAAGAAAGAGTGGTTTATACTGCCTTAGATGTGTTGGCAGGAGAATGTCGTCTCGCTCAAGCGTTGGTTAAAGATAAACGTCTCAAAGATTTAGTTTTACTACCGGCTGCACAAAACCGTAATAAAGAGTCAGTGCAACCAGAACAAATGCAAAAGATCGCAAGCTCCCTGGCTAAAGGTTACGATTATATTATCGTTGATTGTCCAGCAGGAATTGAACTGGGCTTTCGTAATGCGATCGCTGCTGCTGAGGAGGCTTTAATTGTCACAACTCCAGAAGTGGCTGCTGTTCGTGATGCTGACCGTGTAATTGGTTTATTGGAGGCTGAAGGAATTCACAATATCAATCTCATTGTCAATCGAGTTAGACCTGCAATGGTTCAAACAAATAAGATGATGAGTGTTGAAGATGTGCTAGAACTTCTTGGTATTCCTTTAATTGGGGTAGTTCCCGATGACGAACGAGTGATCGTGGCTACTAATAAAGGAGAACCTCTAGTGTTAGGCGATGTTTCTGCTTTACCTGCTTTGGCTTTTAATAATATTGCCCGTCGTTTAGAAGGGGAAAAAGTACCTTTTCTCGATCTAATGGCGGTTAATGACAACTTAATCAATCGTCTACGCAAGATGTTTGGTGGCTAA
- the minE gene encoding cell division topological specificity factor MinE: MMSELLEMLFSWNNNGNSRAQAKRRLQLVIAHDRATLSPEMMEEMRREILEVVARYVEVDQGEMRFSLENNQRITALIANLPIRQIKRGRKTPTTPVLEENEIALEEEN, from the coding sequence ATTATGAGCGAACTATTAGAAATGTTGTTTTCTTGGAATAATAATGGCAATAGTAGAGCGCAAGCTAAACGTCGTTTACAGTTGGTTATCGCCCACGACAGGGCAACTCTTAGCCCAGAAATGATGGAAGAGATGCGCAGGGAAATTTTAGAAGTAGTAGCTCGCTACGTTGAAGTAGACCAAGGAGAAATGCGATTTTCTTTGGAAAATAATCAACGGATTACTGCTTTGATTGCTAATTTACCAATTCGTCAAATTAAAAGAGGTAGAAAAACACCAACAACGCCTGTACTTGAGGAAAATGAAATAGCATTAGAGGAAGAAAATTAA
- the ppc gene encoding phosphoenolpyruvate carboxylase, whose protein sequence is MSSLLQSSSSEVTNISAAHLLLHGRLKLVEDLWESVLRSECGQEMVELLKKMRGLSSPEGQATELPESSVLELVEKLNLNDAIQASRALALYFQLINIVEQHYEQKGQKVARRVTIEQLKQNQNGNGESKANGNGNGNGNGTLSQVTASPIPGVNLLEDSWSQPEHHSNKAGTFHWLFPYLQKLNMPPRVIQRLLDQLDIRLVFTAHPTEIVRHTIRKKQRRISRILEKLDLAEEALREISLTNSWEAEEATNQLMEEIRLWWRTDELHQFKPKVIDEVDYALHYFQEVLFDVVPQLSVRLKQALRSTFPWLSPPRNNFCYFGSWVGADRDGNPFVTPQVTWETACYQRSLVLDRYIHSVEQLRELLSLSLHWSNVLPDLLDSLEKDRLQIPEIYEQLAIRYRQEPYRLKLTYIEQRLKNTRDRNLALSRADVTQNITELANNIYRSGEEFLAELQLIQKSLAETKLHCRELDNLICQVEVYGFYLAQLDFRQESSRHAEAIEEIAEYLNILPKPYSQLSETEKTTWLIEELKTRRPLIPAEMPFSETTCETIKTLRMLRQLQQEFGVGICQTYIISMTNHVSDVLEVMLLAQEAGLYDPATSQITLRIVPLFETVDDLKRAPEVMRALFELPLYRAALAGGYHCLTNSEGKLVEAKLCRPTLEPTNLQEVMLGYSDSNKDSGFLSSNWEIHKAQKSLQKVASEYGVSLRLFHGRGGSVGRGGGPAYAAILAQPTDTIKGRIKITEQGEVLASKYSLPELALYNLETITTAVIQSSLLGSGFDRVEPWNEIMEELATRSRSAYRSLVYEQPDFVDFFMSVTPIEVISQLQIGSRPSKRPPGNLKTDNQEQAKKRNISSLRAIPWVFSWTQSRFLLPAWYGVGTALQEFLEQEPEKNLNLLRYFYFKWPFFKMVISKVEMTLAKVDLQIAEHYVRELSKPEDLDRFERLFEQIAQEYYLTKQLVLTVNGQTKLLDNDPELQRSVQLRNGTIVPLGFLQVSLIKRLRQYEESNVVHFRFSKEELLRGAMLTINGIAAGMRNTG, encoded by the coding sequence ATGAGCTCGCTTCTCCAATCTTCTTCGTCAGAAGTTACTAACATTTCAGCCGCTCATCTACTACTCCATGGTCGACTTAAGCTAGTAGAAGATTTGTGGGAGTCAGTCTTGCGCTCCGAATGTGGACAGGAGATGGTCGAACTACTCAAAAAAATGCGCGGTCTGTCTTCTCCTGAAGGACAAGCGACTGAGTTACCTGAATCGTCCGTACTTGAGCTAGTAGAAAAACTTAATTTGAATGATGCAATTCAAGCTTCTCGTGCTTTAGCTCTTTATTTTCAATTAATCAATATTGTTGAACAGCATTACGAACAAAAGGGACAAAAAGTTGCCAGAAGAGTCACAATTGAACAGTTAAAGCAAAATCAAAATGGCAATGGTGAGAGTAAAGCAAACGGCAATGGCAATGGCAATGGCAATGGTACTCTTTCTCAAGTTACTGCTTCTCCCATTCCTGGTGTAAATCTACTTGAAGATAGTTGGTCTCAACCAGAGCATCATTCAAATAAAGCAGGGACATTTCACTGGTTGTTTCCCTATTTGCAAAAACTTAATATGCCTCCTCGGGTCATACAAAGACTATTAGATCAATTAGATATTCGTTTAGTTTTTACTGCTCACCCTACTGAAATAGTTCGTCATACCATTCGTAAAAAACAACGACGCATCTCTCGAATTCTAGAAAAATTGGATTTAGCTGAAGAAGCTTTGCGCGAAATTAGTTTGACTAATTCTTGGGAAGCTGAAGAAGCAACTAATCAATTAATGGAAGAAATTCGATTGTGGTGGCGTACTGATGAATTGCATCAATTCAAACCGAAAGTAATTGACGAAGTAGATTATGCTCTTCATTATTTCCAAGAAGTTTTATTTGATGTTGTCCCACAGCTTTCTGTTCGCCTAAAACAAGCTCTTCGTAGTACTTTTCCTTGGCTGAGTCCACCACGCAATAATTTTTGTTATTTTGGTTCTTGGGTAGGAGCTGATCGCGATGGCAATCCTTTTGTAACACCACAAGTTACTTGGGAAACAGCTTGTTATCAAAGAAGTTTAGTTTTAGATCGTTATATTCATTCGGTAGAACAACTGCGAGAATTATTAAGTTTGTCTCTTCACTGGAGTAACGTATTACCAGATTTACTCGATTCTTTAGAAAAAGACCGACTGCAAATTCCTGAAATTTATGAACAATTAGCTATTCGTTATCGTCAAGAACCCTATCGTCTCAAATTAACTTATATCGAACAGCGATTAAAAAATACTCGCGATCGCAACTTAGCATTATCTCGTGCCGATGTTACTCAAAATATTACAGAATTAGCTAACAATATTTATAGATCGGGAGAAGAGTTTCTCGCAGAATTACAACTAATTCAAAAGAGTTTGGCAGAAACAAAATTACACTGTCGCGAACTGGATAATTTAATTTGTCAGGTAGAAGTTTATGGCTTTTATTTAGCTCAGTTAGATTTTCGCCAAGAATCTTCTCGTCATGCCGAAGCGATTGAAGAAATTGCCGAATATCTCAATATTTTACCTAAACCTTACAGTCAACTCTCAGAAACAGAAAAAACGACTTGGTTAATTGAGGAATTAAAAACTCGTCGTCCTCTAATTCCAGCAGAAATGCCTTTTTCGGAAACAACTTGCGAAACAATCAAAACTCTGCGGATGTTACGACAATTACAGCAAGAGTTTGGTGTAGGCATTTGTCAAACTTATATTATCAGCATGACTAATCATGTTAGTGATGTGTTGGAAGTCATGTTGTTAGCACAAGAAGCAGGATTATACGACCCTGCTACAAGTCAGATTACCCTAAGAATTGTGCCTTTATTTGAAACTGTAGATGACCTCAAACGTGCGCCAGAGGTAATGAGAGCTTTATTTGAACTGCCTTTATATCGAGCAGCTTTAGCAGGAGGATACCACTGCTTAACCAACTCTGAAGGCAAACTCGTTGAAGCAAAATTATGCCGACCTACTCTTGAACCGACTAATTTACAAGAGGTAATGTTGGGTTACTCCGATAGTAATAAAGATTCGGGGTTTTTGAGTAGTAATTGGGAAATTCATAAAGCACAAAAAAGTTTACAAAAAGTTGCTTCTGAATATGGGGTTTCTTTACGACTTTTCCATGGTCGTGGTGGTTCTGTAGGTCGTGGCGGTGGTCCTGCTTATGCTGCAATCTTGGCACAACCAACTGATACGATCAAAGGCAGAATCAAAATTACTGAACAAGGAGAGGTTTTAGCTTCTAAGTATTCTTTACCAGAATTAGCTCTATATAATTTAGAAACTATTACTACTGCGGTAATTCAATCTAGCTTGCTTGGAAGTGGTTTTGATCGGGTTGAACCTTGGAATGAAATCATGGAAGAGTTGGCAACTCGTTCTCGGAGTGCTTATCGTTCGCTAGTTTACGAACAGCCAGATTTTGTTGATTTCTTTATGTCTGTCACGCCAATTGAGGTCATTAGTCAATTACAGATTGGTTCACGTCCTTCTAAACGTCCTCCTGGTAATCTTAAGACAGATAATCAGGAACAAGCTAAGAAAAGAAATATAAGTAGTTTGAGAGCAATTCCTTGGGTATTTAGTTGGACGCAAAGTCGTTTTCTCCTGCCTGCTTGGTATGGAGTTGGTACAGCACTACAAGAATTTCTCGAACAAGAACCTGAGAAGAATTTGAATCTGTTGCGCTATTTTTACTTTAAGTGGCCTTTCTTTAAAATGGTTATTTCTAAAGTAGAAATGACTTTAGCAAAAGTTGACTTACAAATCGCTGAACATTATGTAAGAGAACTTTCTAAACCAGAAGATTTAGATCGTTTTGAACGATTGTTTGAGCAAATTGCCCAAGAATATTATTTGACGAAACAATTGGTTTTGACAGTTAATGGTCAAACTAAACTGTTGGATAATGATCCAGAATTACAACGTTCAGTTCAATTGCGAAATGGTACAATTGTTCCTCTTGGTTTCTTACAGGTTTCTTTAATCAAAAGACTACGGCAATATGAAGAATCCAATGTAGTTCACTTCCGCTTTAGTAAGGAAGAGTTACTCAGAGGTGCAATGTTGACGATCAATGGAATTGCTGCGGGAATGCGTAATACCGGTTGA
- a CDS encoding DUF4278 domain-containing protein has translation MHLLFLIPLLLGLVAGYISQSADTEIAYLTTTISIVSLFASIIIAPWQIQLLILLIVMVGAKQLWQRNENKFNLEISELEQTQQSSQENNSQRKYRGVSYQKTTSEAQNVDNTTVRKYRGITWIKSVPANSPAKPKSELKYRGNSVTTQPDSPKS, from the coding sequence ATGCATTTGCTATTTTTAATTCCTTTGCTTCTAGGTTTAGTAGCTGGTTATATTTCCCAATCTGCCGATACAGAGATAGCTTACCTTACAACCACAATCAGTATTGTTAGCTTATTTGCCAGTATCATCATAGCTCCTTGGCAAATTCAACTATTAATTTTGTTAATTGTGATGGTAGGTGCTAAACAACTCTGGCAAAGAAACGAAAATAAATTTAACTTAGAAATATCTGAACTAGAGCAAACTCAACAGTCTTCTCAAGAGAATAATAGCCAGCGCAAATATCGTGGAGTTAGCTATCAAAAAACAACTTCAGAAGCACAAAATGTAGATAATACTACCGTCAGAAAGTATCGCGGAATTACTTGGATCAAAAGTGTACCCGCTAATTCTCCTGCTAAACCCAAAAGCGAGCTTAAATATCGAGGCAATAGTGTCACCACTCAACCTGATTCACCAAAATCATAG